From Halanaeroarchaeum sulfurireducens, a single genomic window includes:
- a CDS encoding AzlC family ABC transporter permease — MNRQESFLAGVRDVAPALIGNVPFGVIVGVTAVSVGFDPFEAVAMSGLMFAGAAQLAMIDLLGEAAPLAIVVLTGLVVNLRYVMYSASISRYFAEYGPRWRAVLPALLIDITFAMTVTKADDDPDVDTAAYYLGVGMPLWVVWVTATAAGAVLGAGVPASWNLEFAVPLVFLALLAPAIKDRSTAVAGGVGGVVAVALAGVAFNAGLLVAAVAGVSAGAIAGRWER; from the coding sequence GTGAACCGCCAGGAATCGTTCCTCGCTGGAGTTCGCGACGTGGCACCGGCGCTGATCGGTAACGTGCCCTTCGGCGTCATCGTCGGCGTCACGGCGGTGAGCGTCGGCTTCGACCCCTTCGAGGCCGTCGCGATGTCGGGGCTGATGTTCGCCGGCGCCGCCCAGCTCGCGATGATCGACCTGCTGGGCGAGGCCGCACCCCTCGCCATCGTCGTGCTCACCGGACTCGTCGTAAACCTCCGATACGTGATGTACAGTGCCTCTATCAGCCGATACTTCGCGGAGTACGGTCCCCGCTGGCGTGCCGTTCTGCCGGCGTTGCTCATCGACATCACCTTCGCGATGACGGTGACGAAAGCGGACGACGATCCCGACGTCGATACGGCGGCCTACTACCTCGGCGTCGGGATGCCGCTCTGGGTCGTGTGGGTCACCGCGACCGCCGCGGGCGCGGTCCTGGGGGCCGGCGTCCCGGCGTCCTGGAACCTGGAGTTCGCCGTTCCCCTGGTATTTCTGGCGCTGCTCGCACCCGCAATCAAGGATCGATCGACCGCCGTCGCTGGGGGCGTCGGCGGCGTCGTCGCCGTTGCCCTGGCTGGTGTCGCGTTCAACGCGGGCCTGCTCGTCGCGGCTGTCGCCGGCGTCTCTGCCGGCGCAATCGCGGGACGGTGGGAACGATGA
- a CDS encoding AzlD domain-containing protein encodes MTSTLSTTTIWVVIIAASVGTYLLRVSVVAILGRADSVPARFKYVLGFVPAAVLAALVVPPVLAPDGTLAISASNHRLFAGGVAALVAWRTENMLATIAVGMGVLWALTWLI; translated from the coding sequence ATGACGAGTACCCTCTCGACCACCACGATCTGGGTCGTCATTATCGCGGCCAGCGTGGGCACCTATCTGTTGCGGGTGTCCGTCGTGGCGATACTCGGCCGGGCCGACTCCGTCCCCGCCCGCTTCAAATACGTGCTCGGATTCGTCCCCGCGGCAGTCCTCGCCGCCCTCGTCGTGCCGCCGGTGCTGGCGCCCGACGGAACGCTCGCCATCTCGGCAAGCAACCACCGGCTCTTTGCCGGGGGCGTCGCTGCCCTGGTCGCCTGGCGCACCGAGAACATGCTGGCGACCATCGCGGTCGGAATGGGTGTCCTCTGGGCGCTTACCTGGCTGATCTAG
- a CDS encoding aminopeptidase: protein MSRRDAAETAIHQCLDLQSDERCLIVTDDDRRPIGQILYEVAADVTDEAVIVQYPPGDQHGAEPPAPIAAALLEVDAYLAPTTKSLSHTRARSEASDAGVRGATLPGITEDVFTTGLDADYEAISRHCVDVLDQVRGADEIRVTAPNGTDITVRPGDRDWRDDTGMVDEPGAFSNLPAGEVFVSPATAEGTYVVDGTMMPYGRLEPEQSLSFAVEDGRVTDIGDDEIRAQVEAAAETVGEDAYNLAELGIGTNVAVADLVGSVLLDEKAAGTVHFAIGDDAGIGGDVSAPLHLDGIVTDPTVYADGEELSLPRPE, encoded by the coding sequence ATGAGCCGACGTGACGCCGCGGAGACGGCGATCCACCAGTGTCTCGACCTCCAATCGGACGAGCGCTGCCTGATCGTGACGGACGACGACAGGCGGCCCATCGGCCAGATCCTTTACGAGGTCGCCGCCGACGTGACCGACGAGGCGGTCATCGTCCAGTACCCGCCCGGCGATCAGCACGGCGCGGAGCCCCCGGCACCGATCGCCGCCGCGTTGCTGGAGGTTGACGCCTACCTCGCACCCACGACGAAGAGTCTGAGCCACACGCGAGCGCGCAGCGAGGCGAGCGACGCGGGTGTGCGCGGCGCCACGCTCCCGGGCATCACCGAGGACGTGTTCACGACGGGCCTCGACGCGGATTACGAGGCGATCAGCCGGCACTGCGTGGACGTCCTCGACCAGGTCAGGGGTGCCGATGAAATCCGGGTCACGGCCCCGAACGGTACCGACATCACCGTCCGCCCCGGGGACCGCGACTGGCGTGACGACACTGGCATGGTCGACGAACCGGGCGCGTTCTCGAACCTGCCAGCGGGAGAGGTCTTCGTCAGCCCCGCGACGGCCGAGGGTACCTACGTCGTCGATGGCACCATGATGCCCTACGGCCGTCTCGAACCCGAGCAGTCCCTCAGTTTCGCGGTCGAGGACGGTCGGGTCACCGACATCGGGGACGACGAGATCCGGGCGCAGGTCGAGGCCGCGGCCGAGACGGTTGGGGAGGACGCCTACAATCTCGCCGAGCTGGGCATCGGTACAAACGTCGCCGTGGCCGATCTCGTGGGATCGGTGCTCCTCGACGAGAAGGCCGCCGGGACGGTCCACTTCGCGATCGGCGACGACGCGGGTATCGGCGGCGACGTGAGCGCCCCGTTGCACCTCGACGGCATCGTCACCGACCCGACCGTGTACGCGGACGGCGAGGAACTCTCGCTCCCACGGCCGGAATGA
- a CDS encoding metal-dependent hydrolase, whose translation MNKRDHVLNAVVLAIGTGVIVAPDLDWTALGTVGMVGVPIVLGAMVPDIDTSIGSHRKTLHNLATLGVFVAFPFVFDNLHFVWIGVLTHYVLDLLGNVRGMALLYPWPEEYDVPVGVTVDSRWATVVTLAVTAVELLVVHLVVTTSHLVWLPGLG comes from the coding sequence GTGAACAAACGAGACCACGTTCTCAACGCCGTGGTGCTGGCCATCGGAACGGGCGTGATCGTTGCCCCCGATCTCGACTGGACGGCCCTCGGAACGGTCGGGATGGTGGGCGTGCCGATCGTGCTGGGCGCGATGGTCCCCGATATCGACACGAGCATCGGCTCGCACCGGAAAACCCTCCACAATCTGGCCACTCTGGGCGTCTTCGTCGCGTTCCCGTTCGTCTTCGATAACCTTCACTTCGTGTGGATCGGTGTCCTGACCCACTACGTCCTCGACCTGCTGGGGAACGTTCGCGGCATGGCGCTTCTGTACCCCTGGCCCGAGGAGTACGACGTCCCCGTCGGCGTCACCGTCGACAGCAGATGGGCGACGGTCGTCACTCTGGCAGTGACCGCCGTCGAACTACTGGTGGTCCACCTCGTCGTCACCACGTCGCACCTCGTGTGGCTACCGGGATTGGGCTGA
- a CDS encoding protein-L-isoaspartate O-methyltransferase family protein, with translation MDFAALRDSMVASLQHDTKGVVEAEPVGRAMRSVPRHAFLDEGHRSYMDQAFEHRGTTVLAPSMAGRLLESLAIESDDSVLVVGAGVGYTVAVLAEIVGPKRVHAVDITRSLVIDARRNLHNAGYDAVLVDCRDGASGLPEYAPYDRILVEAAAVRPPDALVRQLAPGGRLVMPTGTGDQRLLAFEAGRAVRDFGDVGFAPLLVEGEQADAIERNRTRREDVERASKAAERRRGWEREWIDWESQDY, from the coding sequence ATGGATTTCGCCGCGCTCCGCGATTCGATGGTCGCGAGCCTCCAGCACGATACCAAGGGGGTCGTGGAGGCGGAGCCGGTCGGCCGTGCGATGCGGTCGGTCCCTCGGCACGCATTCCTCGACGAAGGGCACCGCTCGTACATGGACCAGGCCTTCGAACACCGTGGGACCACCGTGCTCGCCCCGTCGATGGCGGGGCGACTACTCGAGTCGCTGGCCATCGAGTCCGACGACTCGGTCCTGGTGGTCGGTGCGGGCGTCGGCTACACGGTCGCGGTCCTCGCCGAAATCGTCGGCCCGAAACGGGTCCACGCGGTCGACATCACACGATCGCTCGTCATCGACGCGCGGCGGAACCTCCACAATGCGGGCTACGACGCCGTACTGGTGGACTGCCGGGATGGCGCGTCGGGGCTGCCGGAGTACGCCCCGTACGATCGCATCCTCGTCGAGGCGGCGGCCGTCCGGCCACCCGACGCGCTCGTCCGCCAGCTAGCACCGGGGGGACGCCTTGTCATGCCGACCGGGACTGGTGATCAGCGGCTCCTCGCATTCGAGGCCGGTCGAGCGGTCCGGGACTTCGGCGACGTCGGCTTCGCACCGCTCCTCGTCGAGGGCGAGCAGGCCGACGCGATCGAACGCAACCGAACCCGTCGAGAGGACGTCGAACGGGCGTCGAAGGCGGCCGAACGACGCCGTGGCTGGGAACGCGAGTGGATCGACTGGGAGTCCCAGGACTACTAA
- a CDS encoding DUF7827 domain-containing protein has protein sequence MTAVTLHNNGTLPATAVESVTLQADGEQIASSSTDDDGVWTLEPTDGGTIATGEAATNLSVSATIAPDAPSNETVDFEISSVDDGGQSGAFDDGDRGLFFADGPPVGEIASGPSYQVADASAITAEATAYRDPALNNGTAIELAFTDDVDPTTTTPRDFAVETTDSAAANITHLVDDDGDGRLALTLEEDVAPSTVESVALANESMAVSSGVPIPGQTIAVEPTSVTIDEAGDTAPVAYRGERVAVLANAGGNGTANLDEEIRIDQDTTGDGDVNERRLLGSTGESSLVTVLDTGESNATKYRVTFQSEDGNVGEVASFPVEPIALTVTANRTNLTDDAGSISAMVGAADGNRSIEGALIDAKNETVLATDGGTLDGDGEGVVTFPVHVGTLAIDVTDLRTGGRNRTDTITVRNETSDGTVEDEGDTTDTTDTGDEDGTTDSDNTTDSDDTTDSDDTTDSDDTGYVSGTGDTSDGSGTSTTSNASATSDMNRTENITVMEGNVTATFASETFVAQRGGLTEIGIRLNGTETATLTVGGKRVSYREEITVEDENGDGHVDVELNTHRAGRGAAGAGVELAPGENGSASEDELVAVNRTVPRTGGLTAPLGGGTYPLELSVAGELTDISQFSVRGRSTDGATTLVAPTAADLESVADVENWTTPRETVAVGDQTVFAIAASGLGGFLTERTDLSRGSPDARRTGAYLDLHGNDSQPGRAPRRLNVSNASSILDASGDALYVLVPSAGDPSVIDAGEEFEATFVLNETSPYVDDEDRESAETTVAFEQPTGQFANLSDTETLDLPAVETATVSGETNVAPGTMVTITVRSTEGDDTFDGTATETVSEDDTFEEMAAGTVTEDDTFEEMAAGTVTEDDTFDGTATETVSEDDTFEETATGTVTKNGTFEGTIDLENYSAGTEYTVVATANGGELTAVRTGSVTESAIEPDAAQAVGGSAAGSGGAAGGGAASGGGASGGGNENHEPDSQSTTETTTETTAETREGTGRPESVGERAASFVTRDVPEFIRTEETNVVIGLGIVAVAYGLIGLRRLAR, from the coding sequence TTGACAGCCGTCACGCTTCACAACAACGGGACGCTCCCCGCGACGGCGGTCGAATCCGTGACCCTTCAGGCCGACGGCGAACAGATCGCATCGTCCTCGACGGACGACGACGGCGTCTGGACGCTCGAACCGACCGATGGCGGAACAATCGCCACGGGTGAAGCGGCGACGAATCTGTCGGTCTCCGCGACCATCGCCCCCGACGCTCCCTCCAACGAGACCGTCGACTTCGAGATTTCGTCAGTAGATGACGGTGGGCAGTCGGGTGCGTTCGACGACGGTGACCGGGGCCTGTTCTTCGCCGACGGACCGCCGGTCGGCGAGATCGCCTCCGGCCCATCGTACCAGGTCGCCGACGCGAGCGCCATCACTGCCGAGGCCACTGCCTATCGCGACCCCGCTTTGAACAACGGAACCGCCATCGAACTCGCGTTTACGGACGACGTGGATCCGACCACGACGACCCCGAGAGATTTCGCCGTCGAGACGACCGATTCGGCCGCGGCGAATATCACGCACCTTGTAGACGACGATGGCGACGGACGACTCGCCCTCACGCTCGAGGAAGATGTCGCACCGTCGACCGTCGAGTCAGTCGCGCTCGCGAACGAGAGTATGGCGGTCTCGTCGGGAGTACCGATCCCAGGCCAGACGATCGCCGTGGAACCGACCAGCGTGACCATCGACGAGGCGGGCGACACTGCACCTGTCGCGTACCGGGGCGAACGGGTCGCCGTACTCGCGAACGCGGGGGGAAACGGTACTGCAAACCTCGACGAGGAAATTCGCATCGATCAGGACACGACCGGCGACGGGGACGTAAACGAACGACGACTGCTGGGGTCGACCGGCGAGTCGAGCCTCGTTACGGTTTTGGACACCGGGGAATCGAACGCCACGAAGTATCGGGTCACCTTCCAGAGCGAGGACGGCAACGTGGGCGAGGTCGCCTCGTTCCCGGTCGAACCCATCGCGCTCACCGTCACGGCCAACCGGACCAATCTGACGGACGATGCAGGCTCGATTTCGGCGATGGTGGGGGCTGCAGATGGGAACCGATCGATCGAGGGCGCGCTGATCGACGCCAAGAACGAAACCGTCCTGGCAACCGATGGGGGGACTCTCGACGGCGATGGTGAAGGCGTGGTAACGTTTCCAGTCCACGTGGGCACCCTCGCGATCGACGTAACGGATCTGCGGACTGGTGGTAGGAATCGGACGGACACTATCACGGTTCGAAACGAAACGTCCGATGGAACGGTCGAGGACGAAGGCGATACGACTGACACGACTGACACGGGAGACGAAGATGGCACGACTGATTCGGATAACACGACCGATTCGGATGACACGACTGACTCGGATGACACGACTGACTCGGATGACACGGGGTATGTGAGCGGCACGGGGGACACGAGCGATGGGAGCGGAACGAGCACCACGAGCAATGCGAGCGCTACGAGCGATATGAACCGCACGGAGAACATCACCGTTATGGAGGGAAATGTCACTGCGACCTTTGCTAGCGAGACATTCGTCGCGCAGCGGGGCGGGCTCACCGAGATCGGGATCCGCCTCAACGGGACGGAGACGGCCACACTGACCGTCGGCGGGAAGCGCGTCTCGTACCGCGAGGAGATCACCGTCGAGGACGAAAACGGAGACGGCCATGTGGATGTCGAGTTGAACACGCATCGCGCGGGGCGGGGTGCGGCCGGGGCGGGCGTCGAACTCGCGCCGGGAGAGAACGGGTCGGCATCGGAGGACGAGCTGGTCGCCGTGAATCGCACGGTTCCCAGGACCGGCGGACTCACAGCCCCGCTGGGTGGCGGTACCTATCCGCTCGAACTCTCCGTCGCCGGAGAGCTGACCGATATCTCCCAGTTTTCGGTGCGCGGTCGGTCGACGGACGGTGCGACGACGCTGGTCGCGCCGACGGCCGCCGACCTCGAGTCGGTAGCTGACGTCGAGAACTGGACGACGCCTCGGGAGACCGTAGCCGTGGGTGATCAAACTGTGTTCGCGATTGCAGCCTCCGGCCTCGGTGGGTTCCTGACCGAGCGGACGGACCTCAGTCGCGGCTCCCCCGACGCGAGGCGGACCGGGGCGTATCTCGACCTACACGGGAACGATTCCCAACCGGGTCGCGCGCCCCGGCGGTTGAACGTCTCGAACGCCTCGTCGATTCTCGACGCGAGCGGCGACGCGCTGTACGTTCTGGTCCCCTCCGCCGGCGACCCGTCCGTCATCGATGCAGGTGAGGAGTTCGAGGCCACGTTCGTGTTGAACGAGACCTCCCCGTACGTCGACGACGAGGATCGCGAATCCGCAGAAACGACGGTCGCGTTCGAACAACCGACGGGGCAGTTTGCCAACCTGAGCGATACCGAAACCCTGGACCTGCCGGCGGTCGAGACCGCGACCGTATCGGGGGAGACGAATGTCGCCCCCGGAACGATGGTCACGATCACGGTTCGATCGACCGAGGGCGACGACACCTTCGATGGGACGGCCACGGAAACGGTCTCTGAGGACGACACCTTCGAGGAGATGGCAGCGGGGACGGTCACCGAGGACGACACCTTCGAGGAGATGGCAGCGGGGACGGTCACCGAGGACGACACCTTCGATGGGACGGCTACGGAAACGGTCTCTGAGGACGACACCTTCGAGGAGACGGCCACGGGGACGGTGACGAAGAACGGAACTTTCGAGGGGACCATCGACCTCGAGAACTATTCGGCGGGGACCGAATACACGGTGGTCGCGACGGCGAACGGGGGCGAACTCACGGCGGTTCGCACCGGGAGCGTCACGGAATCGGCCATCGAGCCGGACGCCGCCCAGGCCGTCGGTGGCTCCGCAGCCGGCTCCGGGGGAGCGGCTGGGGGCGGGGCGGCAAGTGGGGGCGGAGCGAGCGGGGGCGGCAACGAGAATCACGAACCCGACAGTCAGTCGACGACTGAGACGACCACGGAGACAACTGCTGAGACGAGGGAGGGAACCGGACGACCGGAATCGGTCGGCGAACGAGCGGCTTCGTTCGTGACGCGGGACGTTCCGGAGTTCATCAGGACCGAGGAAACGAACGTCGTCATCGGCCTCGGCATCGTGGCGGTGGCCTACGGCCTCATCGGGCTCCGGCGGTTGGCACGGTAG
- a CDS encoding RNB domain-containing ribonuclease, whose amino-acid sequence MTNDAQAEAGTAEAQGPVEVPEDLARQLENKREDLFEKFEISDAFPAEVLEEADEATGDVAGDIQAEVDERADLREMTTWTTDPVDAQDFDDAISIEEREDEFVLWVHIADVTHYVTPETAMWDEAIRRGNTVYLPGYTIHMLPPELAETVCSLVPAEDRLAHTVEMHLDKETLSFDTIDIYKSVIESDERLTYSQAEERLDDPEAPLHDDIELVWQLADRMHEIRKEDGSLVLNPRRDRAHTIIEESMLKANKAVTHELMWSRGVEAVYRVHPQPTPDEWDEALREIQDLEGVSIPGDSWDDPRKAVNATLEQAPERQLGKIQWAVMKVMPRAKYMNDPFGGHHALNFEIYGHFTSPIRRMSDLINHWIVYQNDVPENLIELCDRASERQKAGEQAEREYRNFLEEVGLDPDAVNNRGIEIVED is encoded by the coding sequence ATGACCAACGACGCCCAGGCGGAAGCCGGGACTGCCGAGGCCCAGGGACCGGTCGAGGTCCCCGAGGACCTCGCCAGGCAACTGGAGAACAAACGGGAGGACCTCTTCGAGAAGTTCGAGATAAGCGACGCATTTCCCGCCGAGGTCCTCGAGGAGGCCGATGAGGCGACCGGTGACGTCGCGGGCGACATTCAGGCTGAGGTGGACGAACGGGCCGACCTCCGCGAGATGACGACCTGGACGACCGACCCAGTCGACGCCCAGGACTTCGACGACGCCATCTCCATCGAGGAGCGCGAGGACGAATTCGTCCTCTGGGTACATATCGCCGACGTCACCCACTACGTCACGCCCGAGACCGCGATGTGGGACGAGGCGATCCGCCGGGGCAACACTGTCTACCTGCCCGGATACACCATCCACATGCTCCCGCCGGAGCTGGCGGAGACGGTCTGTTCGCTCGTGCCGGCGGAGGACCGACTGGCCCACACCGTCGAGATGCACCTCGATAAAGAGACGCTCTCGTTCGACACCATCGACATCTACAAGTCGGTCATCGAAAGCGACGAGCGGCTGACCTACTCCCAGGCCGAAGAGCGCCTGGACGATCCGGAGGCCCCCCTGCACGACGATATCGAACTCGTCTGGCAACTCGCCGACCGAATGCACGAGATCCGCAAGGAGGACGGGTCGCTCGTGCTCAATCCTCGCCGCGACCGCGCCCACACCATCATCGAGGAGTCGATGCTCAAAGCCAACAAGGCGGTCACGCACGAACTCATGTGGTCCCGCGGCGTCGAGGCCGTCTATCGGGTGCACCCCCAGCCAACTCCCGACGAGTGGGACGAGGCACTCAGGGAGATCCAGGACCTCGAGGGAGTCTCCATCCCGGGCGACTCGTGGGACGACCCGCGCAAGGCGGTCAACGCGACCCTCGAGCAGGCGCCCGAACGCCAGCTGGGCAAGATCCAGTGGGCCGTGATGAAGGTGATGCCGCGCGCGAAGTACATGAACGACCCCTTCGGCGGCCACCACGCCCTCAACTTCGAGATCTACGGCCACTTCACCAGCCCGATCCGGCGCATGTCCGATCTCATCAACCACTGGATCGTCTACCAGAACGACGTCCCGGAGAACCTCATCGAACTCTGCGATCGGGCGAGCGAGCGACAGAAAGCCGGAGAACAGGCCGAACGCGAGTATCGGAACTTCCTCGAAGAGGTGGGCCTCGACCCGGACGCGGTCAACAACCGAGGCATCGAGATCGTCGAGGACTAG
- a CDS encoding ATP-binding protein — MTFVLGRSADTGQTGSIGHFLATDGSRGAPVALDLEHPHVGLVVGKRGSGKSYTLGVLAEEIGATPGLSGVVVDPMGAFTGLASASNARVVSEPTIRADAIPPAGWCQLLDLDPATGAGALLWRAVATASTLPEMRSAVDSPGVPAETRRAVLNHLELAAGWETFDPSGLTAADLQSDGVTVLDTAGTPTAAQAAVVFAVARGLYDRALQSDSDPLPWLLVDEAHAVADTVASRALRTLLTRGRHPGVSLVLATQRPAALPPVAISQADLVISHRLTAGPDVDALARTNPTYLDTDLRTRLPNGVGDALVVDDATESAVTITVRERRTPHGGETPRASDRCSDQGGRGAGDGSATPPEHAAAAHRSP, encoded by the coding sequence ATGACTTTCGTCCTGGGCCGGTCGGCCGACACCGGACAGACGGGCTCTATCGGCCACTTTCTCGCCACCGACGGCAGTCGCGGTGCCCCGGTGGCTCTCGACCTGGAACACCCCCACGTCGGCCTCGTCGTGGGGAAGCGTGGTTCCGGAAAGTCGTACACGCTTGGGGTACTCGCCGAGGAGATCGGCGCGACGCCAGGGCTCTCGGGCGTCGTCGTGGACCCGATGGGCGCGTTCACCGGACTGGCGAGTGCGTCCAACGCCCGCGTCGTTTCCGAACCCACGATCCGCGCGGACGCCATCCCGCCAGCGGGCTGGTGTCAGCTCCTCGATCTGGACCCCGCGACCGGGGCGGGCGCACTGCTCTGGCGAGCGGTCGCGACCGCGTCGACGCTCCCGGAAATGCGCTCTGCCGTCGACAGTCCCGGCGTGCCAGCCGAGACCCGCCGAGCGGTCCTGAACCATCTCGAACTGGCGGCCGGCTGGGAGACGTTTGATCCGTCCGGACTGACCGCGGCCGACCTCCAGTCCGACGGTGTCACCGTCCTCGACACCGCCGGCACACCCACTGCGGCCCAGGCGGCCGTCGTCTTCGCCGTCGCTCGCGGGCTGTACGACCGGGCGCTCCAGTCCGACTCGGATCCACTGCCCTGGCTTTTAGTCGACGAAGCCCACGCCGTCGCCGACACGGTGGCCAGTCGCGCCCTCCGGACGCTCCTGACGCGTGGCCGTCATCCCGGCGTGAGTCTCGTCCTCGCGACACAGCGCCCTGCAGCTCTGCCACCCGTCGCCATCTCCCAGGCTGACCTCGTGATCAGCCACCGGCTCACGGCGGGACCGGACGTGGACGCCCTCGCCCGGACGAACCCCACGTACCTCGACACCGACCTACGAACGCGACTCCCGAACGGCGTCGGTGACGCTCTCGTGGTGGACGACGCGACGGAATCGGCGGTCACCATCACCGTCCGCGAGCGCCGGACGCCCCACGGCGGGGAGACACCACGGGCCTCGGATCGCTGCTCCGATCAGGGTGGACGTGGGGCGGGGGACGGGTCCGCCACCCCTCCCGAACACGCGGCGGCCGCACATCGCAGTCCGTAG
- a CDS encoding HVO_0476 family zinc finger protein — protein MSQQQDRVGIPCPACSPDLETVHEVLSTGGGRATVRCTECDHVHKVAIDEETTVERDVIISQDGESLTTTVDVPADERLRVGEEFIVDTDDAIMQVRITDIEVGPEQRTSSAMGESVATIWTRAVDNVSVDITLHPRDGDREATRSITVYVPGDYEFVIGETMTLEDEEFTVTAIHVRETAHERYPFPKLGEDGDTVEAKDVKRVYGYDESSDAWSAW, from the coding sequence ATGAGCCAACAGCAGGACCGGGTCGGGATTCCCTGCCCCGCGTGTTCGCCCGATCTGGAGACGGTCCACGAAGTCCTCTCCACGGGCGGGGGCCGGGCGACGGTCCGGTGTACGGAGTGCGATCACGTCCACAAGGTCGCCATCGACGAGGAGACGACCGTCGAGCGCGACGTCATCATTTCACAGGACGGCGAATCGCTCACGACCACCGTCGACGTCCCCGCCGACGAGCGGCTCCGTGTCGGCGAGGAGTTCATCGTCGATACCGACGATGCCATCATGCAGGTCCGCATCACCGACATCGAGGTCGGCCCCGAGCAGCGAACCTCGTCGGCTATGGGCGAGTCGGTGGCGACGATCTGGACGCGCGCCGTCGACAACGTGAGCGTCGACATCACGCTGCATCCGCGGGACGGCGATCGGGAGGCGACGCGCTCTATCACTGTCTACGTCCCCGGCGATTACGAGTTCGTGATCGGGGAGACGATGACCCTCGAGGACGAGGAGTTCACCGTCACGGCCATCCACGTGCGCGAAACCGCCCACGAGCGCTACCCCTTCCCCAAACTGGGCGAGGACGGCGACACGGTCGAGGCCAAGGACGTAAAGCGAGTTTACGGGTACGACGAGTCCAGCGACGCCTGGTCGGCCTGGTGA
- a CDS encoding DUF7382 domain-containing protein produces MSFTDFRQDERAIEGLPVRLVIAFVVGVATLSVMLSMISGVQSFGVSELDAKPSPEVVQPESQTVSITAIDPEGAPVADATVLVKRGSAQLDSPAVEKTGPNGVASVRIEPRLGPNQAEGTLTIEVKPPAGSQYMDRRENSEILVIRD; encoded by the coding sequence ATGTCGTTTACAGACTTCCGCCAGGACGAACGCGCCATCGAGGGATTGCCGGTCCGACTGGTCATCGCGTTCGTGGTCGGCGTTGCGACGCTCAGCGTGATGCTCTCGATGATCTCGGGGGTCCAGTCCTTCGGCGTTTCCGAACTCGACGCAAAGCCATCGCCGGAAGTGGTCCAGCCCGAATCCCAGACCGTCTCCATCACCGCCATCGACCCCGAGGGCGCACCCGTGGCAGACGCGACCGTCCTCGTGAAACGCGGCAGTGCGCAACTCGACTCGCCGGCCGTCGAGAAGACCGGGCCGAATGGCGTCGCGTCCGTCCGGATCGAACCGCGATTGGGGCCGAACCAGGCGGAGGGAACGCTCACGATCGAGGTGAAACCACCGGCGGGGTCCCAGTATATGGACCGCCGAGAGAACTCGGAGATACTGGTGATTCGCGATTAG
- the artA gene encoding archaeosortase A translates to MSDGMSALTDVLAWVVVAGFISSAFFQRQEGQRDVGRLLASGSWVTFGVFWALLVPHFAFVQMSPIEGVLSAIAVPASLYVAYLIWSGRRDFATLTRAIAIMGIIYLPFEMSAVLQRTAIEMVTTHTEMLMTTVGYDPTVIQGPDGHRSTFEFVGDGHIFVTTVVLACTGIGSSATVSGLVLALDAPIRRRLLGVAIAVPVIYGLNVIRVGFIALAHGHQWFADFQRPVFFLFGTDNPYMVSYLIADRVLAQSLSVVALVGLTLALLRLLPELATIVEDVLFLVTGKSYDIRSLL, encoded by the coding sequence GTGAGTGATGGAATGTCGGCACTGACTGACGTGCTTGCCTGGGTCGTCGTCGCCGGGTTCATCTCGAGTGCGTTCTTCCAGCGACAGGAGGGACAGCGGGACGTGGGTCGGTTGCTGGCGAGTGGATCCTGGGTCACGTTTGGCGTCTTCTGGGCGTTGCTGGTCCCGCATTTCGCGTTCGTCCAGATGAGCCCGATCGAAGGGGTACTCAGTGCCATCGCCGTGCCGGCGTCGCTGTACGTGGCGTACCTGATCTGGAGCGGTCGCCGCGACTTCGCGACATTGACGCGGGCCATCGCCATCATGGGGATCATCTATCTCCCCTTCGAGATGAGTGCGGTTCTCCAGCGGACGGCCATCGAGATGGTGACGACACATACCGAGATGTTGATGACCACAGTGGGCTACGATCCCACGGTCATCCAGGGACCGGACGGTCACCGGAGCACGTTCGAGTTCGTCGGCGACGGGCATATCTTCGTGACGACCGTCGTCCTCGCGTGTACTGGGATCGGGAGCAGCGCGACCGTCAGCGGCCTCGTTCTCGCTCTCGACGCGCCGATCCGTCGCCGCCTGCTCGGTGTGGCCATCGCGGTCCCCGTCATCTACGGATTGAACGTGATCCGTGTGGGGTTCATCGCGCTCGCACACGGCCACCAGTGGTTCGCGGACTTCCAGCGTCCCGTCTTCTTCCTGTTCGGCACCGACAACCCGTACATGGTCTCCTATCTGATTGCCGACCGGGTCCTGGCCCAGTCGCTGTCGGTGGTCGCGCTCGTCGGGTTGACGCTCGCGCTCTTGCGGCTCCTCCCCGAACTCGCGACGATCGTCGAGGACGTACTGTTCTTGGTGACCGGCAAGTCCTACGACATTCGGTCGCTCTTGTAA